GTCATCCGGGAGTACATGGGCAGCGAAGGGTTCGCCGGAGATATGGCCGGGTTCGACATGCGCCAGATCGAACAGGTGGAGACGGTGCTGCTGGGAACGACCGAGCCGAGCGACGCCCCGGTGCGGGGCTCCGTCCGTCCGCTCTCCGCGCCGCGTGGCGCTGGAAGGCTGCGGGGCAAAGTGGCTGTCATCACCGGTGGCGCGCGGGGTCAAGGAGAGGCAGAGGCCCGGCTCTTCGCACGAGAGGGTGCACGCGTCTACCTGTGTGACATCCTCGACGAGCGAGGTGAAGCGGTCGCCGCGGAGATCCGGGAAGCAGGTGGGTGGGCCCGGTTCGCGCACCTGGACATCACCCGGGCCGAGGAGTGGCGGCGCCTCGTCGGTCAGCTCGAAGCGGAGGCCGGACGCCTCGACATCCTGATCAACAACGCCGGCGTCAATGTCCGTCATGACCTGACCGGCACGTCGGAAGACGACTGGGACAGGATCCTGAATGTCAACCTGACCGGGCAGTACCTCGGCATGAAGGAGTGCGCGGCGCTGATGAAGCGCAGCGGCGCAGGCAGCATCGTCAACCTCGGCTCCACCGCGGGGATCATGGGGCATCCGGTCGCCGCGTACTCGTCGTCCAAATGGGGTGTCCGCGGACTCACGAAGGCGGCGGCAACCGAGTTCTCACCGGCCGGTATCCGAGTGAATGCCCTCCACCCCGGGGTCGTCGCGACACCGATGATGGACGCGGGCAGCGCTCTCTTCGCGGAGTTGGTGCGGCTCACTCCTCTGGGACGTGCCGCCGATCCGGACGAACTGGCGGCCGCGGCATTGTTCCTCGCCAGCGACGATGCCGCCTTCGTGACAGGAATCGACCTTCCCGTCGATGGCGGTTTCAGTGATCTCGCCGCCTACAACCACGTGTGGCACACCATCAACCCGACGTAGGAATCCGGCTTGCGAGCGGCATCCCGGTCCCGCAGCCATCGCCGGCAGGCCATTCCCGCCCCGGACTCAGGGCGCGGCTGCGGGACACGTCGGCGAGACCAACGTGCTCCCCCAGCTCACGCCGAGACCGCCCTCTCCCGGGAACCCCGCTACCAGCGGGGCTGGGTCAGCCCAGTTCCGTCCAGGCCGCGCCGGACAACGCGGGCATGCGGGCCGCCTGCCTGCCGAGCGCGAGGGCGGCGGTCCGGACCGCGGGTCCGAGCGTCGCGGTGTCGACCTCGCCCCGCCGTGTGCTGATCGACAGGCCCGCGATCGGCCTGCCCTCGCGGGCCGTGACGGGTGCCGCCACGCACACCACGTCGGGGCCGGATTCCTCGGTTTCATAGGCGATCCCGGCCTCCCGGATCGCCGCCAGCTCGTCCCGCAGCCGTGTGCCGTCGGTGATCGTACCCGGCCCCAGGCGCGGCAGCCCCGCCTCGATCACGCGGTCCACCACACCGGGGCCGGCGAAGGCGAGCAGCGCTTTGCCGACGCCGGTGGCGTGCGCCGGCATCCGGCCGCCGACGCGCGAACCGAGTGGTGGCGCGGTCCGGCTGCGCAGCTTGATCACGTAGACGACCTCGGTGCCGTCGAGCACGGCCAGGTGCACGGTCTGGCGAGTGGCGCTGCGCAGGTCGGACATGTTCGCCATCGCCATCTGCCGCAGCTGGTGCGGGCGCGCGGCCTGCTCACCCAGTTCGAAGAACCGCAGCCCGATCCGGAACCCGCGCCCGGCCGGCTCCAGGAACCGGTGCTCGACCAGCTCGCGAACGATCCTGGACACGGTCGAGGACGCCAGCCCCGTCCGGCGCGCGATCTCGCGCACCCCGAGCGCATCGTCGGGGGGCCGGAAGGACTCGAACACCCGCGACACCCGGGCGATCATCGACGCCGGAGTGTCCCGCTCACTGGAGCACATGTTAGGAGCGTGCAGGTCAGCGGCGGACGATGTCAACCAACCGCGTTTCCTCTCACAGGGAGTGTTTTTCGTGAGCCCACAGCCCCGCGTCGCAGAGGCGGCCCGCCTGCTGATGCAGGCCTACGACAGCGGTGTCCCCATCCCGCCGTTCACCGGCCTGACCGTCGAGGACGCCTACGACGTCCAGCTGCGCCAGGTCGCGGAGTGGACGGCGGCGGGCCGCATCGTCAAGGGGCACAAGGTCGGCCTGACCTCGGCCGCGATCCAGCGGCAGCTCGGCGTGGACTCCCCGGACTACGGTCACCTCTTCGCCGACATGTTCTTCGTGGACGGTCAGCCCATCCCGGCGGACGCCTACCTCAGCCCGCGCGTCGAACCGGAGATCGGATTCGTGTTGCGCAAGCCGCTGGCCGGGCCGGGCGTCACCGTCGCCGACGCGCTCGACGCGATCGCCCACGCCGTGGCCGCGCTGGAGATCATCGACTCGCGCATCGAGGACTGGAAGATCGACCTGCCCAACACGATCGCCGACAACGCCTCCTCCGGCGGCCTGGTCCTCGGCTCGACGCCGCTGCCGCTCGACGCCTTCGACCCGCGCACCACCGGAGTCGTGCTGCGCCGCAACGGCCGGACCGTGCAGACCGGCGCCGGCGCGGCCGTGCTCGGCTCCCCGGTCAACGCGCTGGTATGGCTGGCCAACACGGTCGGCCCGCTCGGAATCACGCTCGATTCCGGCGCGGTCGTCCTGCCCGGTGCGCTCACCGCGGCAGTGGGCGCCGCGGCCGGAGACACCGTCACCGCCACCTTCGCCCACCTCGGCAGCGTCACCGCGACGTTCGCCGGCACCCCCGAGGAGAAGTGATGCCCCGCCCCACCGCCGCCATCGTCGGTCCCGGCAACATCGGCACCGACCTGCTGGTCAAGCTGCAGCGCCGGGATGTCTTCGACGTGCGCTACATGATCGGGGTCGACCCGTCCTCCGACGGCCTGGCCCGCGCCCGCGAGCTCGGCGTCGAGGCCAGCGCGGAAGGCGTGGACTGGCTGCTGGCCCAGCCGGAGCTCCCCGACTTCGTCTTCGAGGCCACCGCCGCGAAACCACACTTGGCCAACGCCCCTCGCTACGCCGAGGCCGGGATCCGGGCGATCGACCTGACGCCGGCCGCCGTCGGCCCGTTCGTGTGCCCCGCGGTCAACCTGGGCGCGCACGCCGAGGCGCCGAACATCAACATGATCACCTGCGGCGGACAGGCGACGATCCCGATCGTGCACGCGGTCTCGCGCGTCACCGAGGTGCCCTACGCCGAGATCGTCGCGTCGATCTCCTCGCGCTCGGCCGGCCCGGGCACGCGGGCGAACATCGACGAGTTCACCGAGACCACCTCGCACGCGATCGAATCCGTGGGCGGCGCCGCGCGGGGCAAGGCCATCATCATCCTGAACCCGGTCGAGCCACCACTGATCATGCGGGACACGGTGTTCTGCGCGATCCCGGGCGACGCCGACACCGGTGCGATCGCCGAGTCGATCCACCGTGTCGTGGCCGAGGTGCAGACCTACGTGCCCGGCTACCGCCTCAAGTCCGACCCCCAGTTCGACCGCCCGAGCGAGCTGTGGGACGGGCACGCGCGGGTCGCGGTGTTCCTCGAGGTCGAGGGGAACGGCGACTACCTGCCACCGTGGGCCGGGAACCTGGACATCATGACCGCCGCGGCGGTGCGCGCCGGAGAGCTGCTCGCCGCCGAATCGAAGGAGACGACCGCGCGATGACGAACGCCGTGCGCATCACCGACACCACGCTGCGGGACGGCAGCCACGCCGTGCGCCACCAGTTCACCGCGGACCAGGTTCGCGCGGTGGCCGCGGCACTGGACCGGGCCGGGGTCGAGGTCATCGAGGTCACCCACGGCGATGGGCTGGCCGGCTCGTCGTTCAACTACGGCTTCTCCAAGGTCCGGGACATCGAACTCGTCGCCGCCGCGGTCGGCGAGGTGCGCCGGGCGAAGATCGCCGTGCTGCTGCTTCCTGGTCTGGGTACGGTCGCGGATCTTCGCGAGGCCGCGGACGCCGGTGCCCGCGTCGCCAGGATCGCGACGCACTGCACCGAAGCCGACGTGAGCGTCCAGCACTTCGGCGGGGCCCGCGATCTGGGCCTGGAAACCGTCGGGTTCCTGATGCTCTCGCACATGAACTCGCCGGAGGGCCTGGCGAAACAGGCGCGAATCATGGCCGACGCGGGATGCGAGTGCGTCTACGTCGTCGACTCCGCGGGCGCGTTGCTGCCCGGCGGCGTGACCGACCGCGTCACCGCACTGGTCCAGGAGCTGGGCGAGGACGCCCAGGTCGGGTTCCACGGCCACCAGAACCTGTCCCTCGGGGTCGCGAACTCGCTCGCCGCGCAGCAAGCGGGCGCCCGCCAGATCGACGGCACGTTGCGCGCTCTCGGTGCGGGCGCGGGCAACTCCCCCACCGAAATTCTCGTCCCGGCGTTCGACGCACTGGGCGTGGAAACCGGAGTGGACAGTGAACTGATCCTCGCCGCGGCCGAAGAGGTCCTGGCCCCGATGGTGCCCCGGATGCCGGTCGCCGACCGGGCCGCGATCGTGCAGGGCCGCTACGGTGTCTACAACTCGTTCCTGCTGCACGCCGAAACCGCCGCCCAGCGGTACGGCGTGCCCGCCTACCGGATCCTGAAGCGAGTCGGCGAACTGCGGTACGTCGGCGGCCAGGAAGACATGATCATCGATGTGGCGATCGGCTTGGCCGAGAAGGAGAACGCATGACGACGTGGAGCGTCGACACCGCGGCGGACGTGCTGCTGGCCGCCGAGGCGAAGCGGCGGGACCGCGGGCCGATCACCGAGGAGTGGCCGGAGCTCGACCTGCCGACCGCCTACCGGGTGCAGAAGCGGCTGATCGAGCGGAAGGTCGAGGCGGGCGAGACGGTCGTCGGCGTCAAGCTGGGACTGACCTCGCGGGCCAAGCAGGAGCGGATGGGCATCGACTCGCCACTGACCGCGGTGCTGACCGACGGCTACGTGCTGGCCGCCGATGAGCCCGTTCCGCTGGACCAGCTGATCCACCCGCGAGTCGAGCCGGAGATCGTGTTCGTCATGGGCAAACGCCTCGCGGGCCCGGGCATCACGGCGGCGACCGCGCTGGACGCGGTGGAGAGTGTCCACGCCGGACTCGAGATCATCGACTCGCGCTACACCGACTTCAAGTTCACGCTGCCCGACGTGGTGGCGGACAACGCCTCCTCAGCCCGGTTCGTGGTGGGTGGGAAGGCGGTATCGCCGAAGAGCCTGGACCTGGCACTGGAAGCGTGTGTGCTCACGGTCAACGGCGCGGTGACCGACACCGCGACCGGTGCCGCCGTGCAGGGCCACCCAGCCGAGGCGCTGGCACTGGCCGCCAACGCACTCGCCGCGCGCGGCGAGGCCCTCGAGGCCGGGCAGATCGTGCTGACCGGGGGCATGACCGACGCGGTGTTCGTGCGCGCCGGCGACCAGATCGGTGCCGAGTTCACCTCCCTCGGCTCGGTATTCGTCACCGCGGCCTGACCGTGACGAAGAAGTTCCGATGCCCCGCTGAGTCGGCCGAGGCTCCCGCAGGGCTGCCCGGCGACGGAGAGCGAGACCGCCGCCACGACCGGGATGGCCACTCTGGAGGACCGTCGCCCGACCACGGTGATCGTCACCCTGCTCTTACTCGGCACTGGGAGGAAGATCGACCTGTGGACGCTTCCCCGTGAGTCGCGCCTGCCACTGCGGCGCACCCTCGAACGCGTCACGGATCCGGGCGGCTGGTTCGAGGTCGCCCTCACCCACGGCTGATCCCGACCCAGCAGGCGCGGCGATGCGGTGACGCCTTGCGTCACGCGCACGACCGTTCGCGTGACGCGGTCTCGACTGCCGGCGCGCGTTCGTCGCGGGTCGAGTTCCGGCGCGAGAAAACCCGACGCCAGCTTCAAGATCTCGTCAGCCTGCTTGAGCTCCCGGTTCTCCCTGCGCAACCTGTCCGACACGGCCCGCTCGGCCGCCCCCAGCGCCCGGCCCGCCGTGGAGGACTCGCGGTACGCATGGCACCGTCGCGCGAGCAGATCGAGTCGGGCCCGCCCCCGCTGGGGCAGGCACGCGCACCCCTGGAGCGCGTCGCCGCGCGACGTCGTCCTGGGTCGAAGACCGCGGGCGCGGTCATGGCACGCGGACCGCCGCCGCGGCACCGGCCCTGGTCGGCTGTGACTCACACGAGCCACTCCTTCCTGTCTCCGGCAGTCCCAGGGACGCGAGCAGATCCTCCTGGTGCCGCAGCCGGTCGCCGAACAACACCGCGCTCGTCGTGGCGCGGCGCAGGTGCAGGTGCGCGGGGTGCTCCCAGGTGAAGCCCATTCCCCCGTGCACCTGGATGTTCTCGGCCGCCACCCACGAATATGCCTCGCCGCAGGTCAGCGCGGCCACCGCCGCGGCCTGTGCGGCTTCGGTGGCACCGTCGGCCACGGCCGCGGCCGCCCACAGCGACGCCGACCGCGCCGCCTCCACGCGCACGGCCATGTCCGCGCAGCGGTGCTTGATCGCCTGGAACGTCGCGATCGGACGTCCGAACTGGACCCGCTGGGCGGCGTGGGCGCAGGCCATCTCCAGCGCCACGGTCGCGCCACCGGCCTGTTCGCAGGCGAGCGCGGCGACCGCCCGGTTCCGCACGCTCGCCGTCACCGGTTCCGCCTCGGCCTCGACCAGGGTCGCCGGCGCGTCGCGGAACCGGATCGTGGCCAGCTCCCGGTTCGGGTCCAGGGCGCGCAGCGGTTCCCGATCGAGCCCCGCCCCGTCGACGGCGAACAGACCCGTCCCCTCGCCGGTGCGTGCGGTCACGAGCAGCACGTCCGCGCTCGCCCCGTCCACGACGAGGGTCTTGGACCCGCTGACCCGCCAGCCCGCTCCGGCGGCAACCGCCACGGTGTCCTCGGAGTCGTCCACGAAGGCCACGGTCGCGGTGCACGAGCCGGAGGCCAGCCGGGCCAGCAGCTCGTCCCGCGCGCTGCCGCGGCCGGCCAGCAGCGCGCCGACGGCCAGCACGGAGGTGCCGAACCAGGGCAGCCGCGCCAGCGAGCGTCCCAGTTCCTCGGCGACCACGCAGACCTCGCGGAACGTCGCGCCGGCGCCGCCCAGCCGCTCCGGTACGTCGAGCGCCACGGCACCCAGCTCGGTGGCGAGCCGCGTCCACGCGGCCGGATCACCGGCCTGACGCTCCAGGAAGTCCCGGACGACCTCCCGCAGCTCCTCGGCCTCGGGGGTGTGACTGATACGCACTGGTCCTCCTCCACGATCGTGCTGAGCTGGGCGCGCGGTACGCGCCGCAGGGCCTTACCGGTGCCGGTGCGCGGAAGCCGGTCCCGCACGTGCGCGGCGGGACGGGCGAGCAGCGACAGGTACTCCCCCGGCACCGCGGGTGGGACCGGGTGCCCGCCCGCGCCCCGGATTTCGAGGATGCGGCCCGGCATGACCGTCGCGTCGGAGGTCAGGTCGGCCGGGCGCAGCGCTTCGCGGGAGAGGCGGTTGGGTCAGCTCACCCACGGCCCGCCGGCCGGGCCCCGCACCGGCAACCATCTCCAGCAGCAGAGAACGGTGCACGCTCGCCCGGCTCAGCCGTCGGCCGGCAGCGCGCGGGCCGCGGCGCTCTGGACCGGGTGGTCGTCCGCGGCGAGCGGGACGCCGTCACCGGTGAGCGTGACCTCCGCGGGCACGCGGATCACCACGATCCGGGCTTCATGCTCATGCCGGTCCTTCCTTCCGTGATCAGTTCAGGCGTCGCCGGCAAGCCGGGTCAAACCGCGCCGGACGAGCACCGGGATGTGCTCGCCCCGGGCCGCCATCCGCTCGTCGGTGGTCTCCCCGCGCAGGTAGCGCGCGTAGAGCTGCTGCAGGATCACCGCGGTCTTGAAGCACCCGTATGCCTCGTACCAGTCGATCCGGCCGACGTCGATGCCCGACCGGGCGGCGTAGCGCTCCACCAGTTCCTCCCGCGAGGGCAGGCCGAGTTTCGACAATCGCAGCGAGGCCAGGGCGCCGGCGTCGCCGAACTCCGGGTCGGGCCAGTAGTTGAGCAGGGTGCCGAGGTCGACCAGCGGGTCGCCGAGTGTGGCCATGTCCCAGTCGAACACCGACACGACCTCGTCGGGGTCCCCGGGTGCGAACTGGCAGTTGTCGATCTTGAAATCGTTGTGGACGATCGCGGCCGCGCCGGAGGCCGGCAGCGTCTGGGCCAGCCGCTCGCCCAGGGTCGCCGCCAGCGGATCGCCGCCCTCGGCCGCCGCCAGTTCCCACCGCTTGCGCCAGCCGCGGACCTGCCGCTCCAGGAATCCCACGGGCCGGCCCAGGTCCGCGAGCCCGCACTCCACCGGGTCCACGCGGTGCAGGTCCGCCAGCGCGTCGATCACCGCCAGCCCGACCCGGCGCCCGGCGGCCGGAAGCGCGGACATCGAGGCCGGGACCGAGTCCCACACCACGACACCGGACCGGTACTCCACGACGAGGAAGTCCGCGCCCGCGACCGCGTGGTCGGTGCACAGCAGCTGTGCCTTCGGCGCCCGCGGGTAGGCCTTCCACAGCCGGGACAGCACCTTGTACTCGCGGCCCATGTCGTGCGCGCCCGGCGCGATCCGGCCGAACGGCGGCCGCCGCAGCACCAGCGCGGTGTCGCCGAAGCGGATCTGGTAGGTCAGATTGGCCGACCCGTTCGGGAACTGCAGCACCGCGAACTCGCCGGACAACTCGGGCAGGCGCTCCCGCAGGTAGGCCTCGACACGGGGCCAGTCCAGGTCCTCCCCCGGCCGCACCGGGGCGGTGTCGGTCTCCCGGGTGGTGGGTTCACCCACGGTGGTCCTCCCCGTCGTCGCAGGCTTCGGCCAGGATCCGGGCGTAGCGTTGCCGCGCCTCCGCCTTCCGCGTCGGCAGGAGGTAGGGCGGGAACAACCCGTCGTCCGGTTCCGTGCCACGCAACAGCGCCTGGGCGAGGTTGACCTTGTGCACCTCGGTGGCGCCATCGGCCAGTCCCATGTGGAACGACTCGAGAACCCACCTGCCGAAGGGGAGCTCCTTCGAAATGCCCAGGGAACCGTGGATCTGGATGGCGCGGCCGGCGATGTCGGCGAGCACCTTGGGCATCGCGGCCTTCACCGCGGAGATGTCCGCGCGCACCTTGCGGTAGTCCCGGTACTTGTCGATCCGCCACGCCGTGCGCAGCACCAGCAGGCGGAACTGCTCCAGCTGGATCCAGGAGTCGGCGATCATCTCCTGCACGAGCTGCTTGTCGGCGAGGCGCTCACCCTTGGTGGTGCGGGACACCGCACGGCGTTTCATCATGTCGAACGCCGCCTGCACGAGCCCGACCGTCCGCATCGCATGGTGGATGCGCCCGCCGCCGAGCCGGGTCTGCGCGACCGCGAAGGCCCGGCCGCGCTCGCCGAGCAGGTTCTCCGCGGGCACGCGCACATCGGTGTAGCGCAGGTATTGGTGGGTGCCGACCGGCTCGTCGTGGCCCCACACGCTCACGTCCCGCACCCGTTCGATGCCGGGCGTGCCCGCGGGCACCACGAACATCGACATGCTCCGGTGCGGCGGCGCGTCCGGCTCGGTCACCGCCATCACGATGAGGAACTCGGCGAACAACGCGTGCGAGGAGAACCACTTCTCACCGTTGATGACCCATTCGTCACCGTCGAGCCTGGCCGTGGTGCGGAACCCGGTGGGGTCGGACCCGCCGTGCGGCTCGGTCATCGAGAAGCACGACACGATCTCACCCGCGATCAGCGGCTCGAGGTAAGTCTTCTTCAGATGCTCGGTGCCGTAGTGGGCGAGGATCTCGGCGTTGCCGGAATCGGGTGCCTGGCAACCGAACACGACCGGCCCGGAGTGGGTGCGGCCGAGCTTTTCGTTCAGCAGCGCCAGCCGTAGCTGCCCGTACCCCTTACCGCCGAGTTCCGGACCCAGGTGGCAGGCCCACAGGTTGTGCTCGCGCACCGTGTCCTGCAGCGGTTTGATCAGCGCGTTGCGCACCGGGTCCCGCGGGTTCCACGCGTGCTCGATCACCTGGTCGACCGGTTCGACCTCCTCGCGCACGAACTCCTCGACCCAGTCCAGCTCCCGCTGCACCTCGGGGCTCGTCTCGAAGCTCCACATGTTGAATCGTCCTTTCAGCGGGTGAGCACCGTGCAGGCGGAGACGCCGGGCGCACCGTAGACGTGCGTGAACCCGACCCGCGGCCGGTCCGGCACCTGGTGGGCGCCCGCGGCCCCACGCAGCTGGAGCACGTTCTCGTAGACCTGCCGCAGCCCGGACGCGCCGATCGGCTCGCCGTTGGCCAGGCAGCCACCGTCGGTGTTGACCGGCAGCGCTCCGCCGATCGCGGTCGCACCGTCGATGATCAGCTTCTCCTGCTCGCCGTGCGCGCACAGCCCGGTTTCGGCCAGGTGCATCAGCTCGGCACCGGACTCGGTGTCCTGAATCTGCGCGACGTCCACTTCGGACGGCGCGATCCCGGCCCGCGCGAACGCGTCGCGCGCCGCATCCACGGTCGGCGACTCGCCCCGCTCGGCGGCCAGCCACGGCCCGAACACCTCGAACGAGCCGTAACGCCGCGAACGCAGGCTCGCGCCGCGCAGGAACACCGGTTCGCCGGTGTGGTCACGGGCCCGGTCCGCGCGGCACAGCACCAGCGCCACCGCGCCCTCGCCCGGCGAGCAGTACATGTACTGGGTCAGCGGGTGGGAGATCATCGGCGCCGCCGCGATTTCGGCCGCGCTGAGCTCCCTGCGCCGCCACGCCATCGGGTTGAGCGCGCCGTTGCGGAACGCCTTCTCCGCGATCAGGGACAGCACGTCCGGGGCGATGCCGTGGTCGTGCAGGTACCGCTGGATCTTCATGCCGAAGAACTGCGTGGTGACCATCAGCCCGGTCTCGCCGTACCAGGAGCCGATGCCGTGCTCGGCCGGGTCGGTGTTGAACGCCCCGCGCTCGTGCTTGTCGAAACCGATGACGATCCCGACGTCGGCCCGGCCCGAACGGATCGCGGCCTCGGCGGCGATCAGCGCGGACCCGCCTGTGGCGCAGCCGTTGTAGACGTTGATGAACGGCAGCCCGGTCAGACCGAGTTCGGACACCAGCGTGTCCGCGTCACCGGCCGAGTGCGACCCGCCGAACGCGAACTGCATGTCGGAAAACCACAACCCGGCGTCACGCAGCGCCTCCCGGGCCGCGTGCGCGGCCTGCGCGCGCCCGGACACACCGTCCGTGCGGCCGAACCGGTGCATGCCGATCCCGACGATCGCGACCTCAGTCATGGGTGTCCTCCACGAACGCGAACGTGTGCACCGGCTCGCCCTGCTCGTCGTCGGCGAACGGCACGAGCTCCAGTCGCAACGGCATGCCGATCCGCAGCCGCGCCGGATCGGTCTCGGTCAGCCTGGTCTCCACCAGCAGTTCACCGGGAAGCTCGGCGTACCCGACGCCGTAGGGCTCGTAGGCCGCGGTGCCGGTGTAGGGGGGCTTGGGGCGGAACCCCTGCACGGTCCAGGTCCACAGCGTCCCGGTGCGCGACAGCGGCACGTCCACCATCGCCGAACCGGTGCAGCGCGGGCAACCGCCCTGGCGAGGGAACGTGTACGCGCCGCAGTCGTCGCAGCGGCTGCCCACCAGCGCCACCCCGTCCGCGGTCTCGGTGAACAACGAGTCGTCCACGGTGCGCTTCCCGGCGATCACGGCGCGGCCAGCCGTCCGCCGTCGACCGCGAGCAGCGACCCCGTGGTGAAGGTCGACGCCGGGCCGCAAAGGTACAGCGCGGCACCCACGATCTCGCTGGGATCGGCGCCGCGTCCCAGCGGCCAGTCCCCGGCCATCTCGTCGAAGACCGCCATGTCCCAGTCCCTGCTGATGTCGGTGAAGAACGGCCCGGCGAGGATCGTGTTGACCCGCACTCGCGGCCCGTAGGCCTGGGCGAACCCGGCGGTGAGGGTGTTCAGCGCCGCCTTGGCCGCCGCGTAGGGCAGGTCGGCGGCGGTGGGACGCTGCGAGGCCATCGACGAGATGTTGAGGATCACCCCGCCGTCCCGGCCGGCCATCCGCTTGCCCGCGGCGGCCATGAGCCGGAACGGGCCCTTGACGTTGACCGCGACCACCTTGTCGAACAGCGTCTCGGTCACCTCGTCGAGACTCGGGTAGACCGGGGCGATGCCGGCGTTGTTGACCAGCACGTCCACTGGCCCCAGCGCGTCCTCCACCTCGTCGAGCAGCGGGCCGAGCCGGTCCCAGTCGCCGACGTGCG
This is a stretch of genomic DNA from Amycolatopsis endophytica. It encodes these proteins:
- a CDS encoding SDR family NAD(P)-dependent oxidoreductase, which encodes MGSEGFAGDMAGFDMRQIEQVETVLLGTTEPSDAPVRGSVRPLSAPRGAGRLRGKVAVITGGARGQGEAEARLFAREGARVYLCDILDERGEAVAAEIREAGGWARFAHLDITRAEEWRRLVGQLEAEAGRLDILINNAGVNVRHDLTGTSEDDWDRILNVNLTGQYLGMKECAALMKRSGAGSIVNLGSTAGIMGHPVAAYSSSKWGVRGLTKAAATEFSPAGIRVNALHPGVVATPMMDAGSALFAELVRLTPLGRAADPDELAAAALFLASDDAAFVTGIDLPVDGGFSDLAAYNHVWHTINPT
- a CDS encoding IclR family transcriptional regulator encodes the protein MCSSERDTPASMIARVSRVFESFRPPDDALGVREIARRTGLASSTVSRIVRELVEHRFLEPAGRGFRIGLRFFELGEQAARPHQLRQMAMANMSDLRSATRQTVHLAVLDGTEVVYVIKLRSRTAPPLGSRVGGRMPAHATGVGKALLAFAGPGVVDRVIEAGLPRLGPGTITDGTRLRDELAAIREAGIAYETEESGPDVVCVAAPVTAREGRPIAGLSISTRRGEVDTATLGPAVRTAALALGRQAARMPALSGAAWTELG
- a CDS encoding 2-keto-4-pentenoate hydratase; this encodes MQAYDSGVPIPPFTGLTVEDAYDVQLRQVAEWTAAGRIVKGHKVGLTSAAIQRQLGVDSPDYGHLFADMFFVDGQPIPADAYLSPRVEPEIGFVLRKPLAGPGVTVADALDAIAHAVAALEIIDSRIEDWKIDLPNTIADNASSGGLVLGSTPLPLDAFDPRTTGVVLRRNGRTVQTGAGAAVLGSPVNALVWLANTVGPLGITLDSGAVVLPGALTAAVGAAAGDTVTATFAHLGSVTATFAGTPEEK
- a CDS encoding acetaldehyde dehydrogenase (acetylating), which gives rise to MPRPTAAIVGPGNIGTDLLVKLQRRDVFDVRYMIGVDPSSDGLARARELGVEASAEGVDWLLAQPELPDFVFEATAAKPHLANAPRYAEAGIRAIDLTPAAVGPFVCPAVNLGAHAEAPNINMITCGGQATIPIVHAVSRVTEVPYAEIVASISSRSAGPGTRANIDEFTETTSHAIESVGGAARGKAIIILNPVEPPLIMRDTVFCAIPGDADTGAIAESIHRVVAEVQTYVPGYRLKSDPQFDRPSELWDGHARVAVFLEVEGNGDYLPPWAGNLDIMTAAAVRAGELLAAESKETTAR
- the dmpG gene encoding 4-hydroxy-2-oxovalerate aldolase, with amino-acid sequence MTNAVRITDTTLRDGSHAVRHQFTADQVRAVAAALDRAGVEVIEVTHGDGLAGSSFNYGFSKVRDIELVAAAVGEVRRAKIAVLLLPGLGTVADLREAADAGARVARIATHCTEADVSVQHFGGARDLGLETVGFLMLSHMNSPEGLAKQARIMADAGCECVYVVDSAGALLPGGVTDRVTALVQELGEDAQVGFHGHQNLSLGVANSLAAQQAGARQIDGTLRALGAGAGNSPTEILVPAFDALGVETGVDSELILAAAEEVLAPMVPRMPVADRAAIVQGRYGVYNSFLLHAETAAQRYGVPAYRILKRVGELRYVGGQEDMIIDVAIGLAEKENA
- a CDS encoding 2-keto-4-pentenoate hydratase, producing the protein MTTWSVDTAADVLLAAEAKRRDRGPITEEWPELDLPTAYRVQKRLIERKVEAGETVVGVKLGLTSRAKQERMGIDSPLTAVLTDGYVLAADEPVPLDQLIHPRVEPEIVFVMGKRLAGPGITAATALDAVESVHAGLEIIDSRYTDFKFTLPDVVADNASSARFVVGGKAVSPKSLDLALEACVLTVNGAVTDTATGAAVQGHPAEALALAANALAARGEALEAGQIVLTGGMTDAVFVRAGDQIGAEFTSLGSVFVTAA
- a CDS encoding acyl-CoA dehydrogenase family protein — protein: MRISHTPEAEELREVVRDFLERQAGDPAAWTRLATELGAVALDVPERLGGAGATFREVCVVAEELGRSLARLPWFGTSVLAVGALLAGRGSARDELLARLASGSCTATVAFVDDSEDTVAVAAGAGWRVSGSKTLVVDGASADVLLVTARTGEGTGLFAVDGAGLDREPLRALDPNRELATIRFRDAPATLVEAEAEPVTASVRNRAVAALACEQAGGATVALEMACAHAAQRVQFGRPIATFQAIKHRCADMAVRVEAARSASLWAAAAVADGATEAAQAAAVAALTCGEAYSWVAAENIQVHGGMGFTWEHPAHLHLRRATTSAVLFGDRLRHQEDLLASLGLPETGRSGSCESQPTRAGAAAAVRVP
- a CDS encoding phosphotransferase family protein produces the protein MGEPTTRETDTAPVRPGEDLDWPRVEAYLRERLPELSGEFAVLQFPNGSANLTYQIRFGDTALVLRRPPFGRIAPGAHDMGREYKVLSRLWKAYPRAPKAQLLCTDHAVAGADFLVVEYRSGVVVWDSVPASMSALPAAGRRVGLAVIDALADLHRVDPVECGLADLGRPVGFLERQVRGWRKRWELAAAEGGDPLAATLGERLAQTLPASGAAAIVHNDFKIDNCQFAPGDPDEVVSVFDWDMATLGDPLVDLGTLLNYWPDPEFGDAGALASLRLSKLGLPSREELVERYAARSGIDVGRIDWYEAYGCFKTAVILQQLYARYLRGETTDERMAARGEHIPVLVRRGLTRLAGDA
- a CDS encoding acyl-CoA dehydrogenase family protein, which translates into the protein MWSFETSPEVQRELDWVEEFVREEVEPVDQVIEHAWNPRDPVRNALIKPLQDTVREHNLWACHLGPELGGKGYGQLRLALLNEKLGRTHSGPVVFGCQAPDSGNAEILAHYGTEHLKKTYLEPLIAGEIVSCFSMTEPHGGSDPTGFRTTARLDGDEWVINGEKWFSSHALFAEFLIVMAVTEPDAPPHRSMSMFVVPAGTPGIERVRDVSVWGHDEPVGTHQYLRYTDVRVPAENLLGERGRAFAVAQTRLGGGRIHHAMRTVGLVQAAFDMMKRRAVSRTTKGERLADKQLVQEMIADSWIQLEQFRLLVLRTAWRIDKYRDYRKVRADISAVKAAMPKVLADIAGRAIQIHGSLGISKELPFGRWVLESFHMGLADGATEVHKVNLAQALLRGTEPDDGLFPPYLLPTRKAEARQRYARILAEACDDGEDHRG